In Microcaecilia unicolor chromosome 1, aMicUni1.1, whole genome shotgun sequence, the following are encoded in one genomic region:
- the LOC115482578 gene encoding proto-oncogene Mas-like, producing MTKPTLSLNCTDIEMINDTELNNSTTTFSTSEFIVVYFSMLITLFGLVGNGLVLWFLSFHFKKTPFTVYVLNLAVADFLLLLISKVVFLYIVCGAWKQISVGPSISLLLTVTYYAGLCILTAISVERCLSLTFPFWYRCKRPKYQSGITSAILWVVSILLTYIDIFGCNGTDYKNRELKCTVMIIGTSTLSLLIFSPAMVLSSLILFIKIWTKTWCQHSSKLYIVIVVTVIIFILFTTPPRLLSLLFYFNIIHVKNFFIVYTWSLFCSVINSAANPFVYFFVGSMGKQGVGVSIQGALQKVFKEDSDISQETAQDTEASEIKM from the coding sequence ATGACAAAGCCAACTTTATCCCTCAACTGTACAGATATTGAAATGATTAATGACACAGAACTGAACAATTCCACTACGACATTCTCCACAAGTGAGTTCATTGTGGTCTATTTCTCTATGCTTATCACTCTTTTCGGTTTAGTAGGAAATGGATTAGTCCTTTGGTTTCTTTCTTTCCACTTTAAAAAGACCCCCTTCACTGTCTATGTCTTGAACCTGGCTGTAGCGGACTTTCTTCTACTGTTAATCAGTAAAGTTGTGTTCCTGTATATAGTGTGTGGGGCATGGAAACAAATAAGTGTGGGACCGAGTATATCTCTTTTGCTGACTGTAACCTATTATGCTGGCCTCTGCATTTTGACTGCCATCAGTGTGGAGAGATGTCTATCCCTCACGTTCCCATTTTGGTACCGCTGTAAACGTCCAAAATACCAGTCAGGCATTACCAGTGCCATTCTCTGGGTTGTCTCCATCCTGTTGACATATATTGATATTTTTGGCTGCAATGGAACAGATTACAAAAACAGagagctgaagtgcactgtgatGATCATAGGCACGTCTACGTTGAGCCTGCTGATCTTCTCTCCAGCCATGGTGCTGTCTAGTCTGATCCTCTTCATCAAAATCTGGACAAAAACATGGTGCCAGCACTCATCCAAACTTTACATTGTCATTGTGGTGACAGTCATCATTTTCATTCTTTTCACTACCCCACCAAGACTCCTGTCACTCCTCTTCTACTTTAATATTATCCATGTGAAGAACTTTTTCATCGTGTACACCTGGAGCTTGTTCTGCTCTGTAATCAACAGTGCTGCTAACCCCTTTGTGTATTTCTTTGTGGGAAGCATGGGAAAGCAAGGTGTTGGGGTCTCTATCCAGGGGGCACTCCAGAAGGTCTTCAAAGAGGACTCTGATATATCTCAAGAGACGGCTCAGGACACTGAAGCATCTGAGATCAAAATGTGA